The sequence CGGCGATCTGCTGGCGGGTGCGCTTGCCGGACTGCGGGGCCAGCAGCAGCGCCAGGCCGGCGCCGACGGCGGCGCCGACAACCAGGGCGACGACTACGGAGCGGTTGTGTTCATCGTGG comes from bacterium and encodes:
- a CDS encoding YtxH domain-containing protein is translated as MFCSHDEHNRSVVVALVVGAAVGAGLALLLAPQSGKRTRQQIADLAEDLKDYATDLTDKVRAKVV